Genomic window (Drosophila ananassae strain 14024-0371.13 chromosome 3L, ASM1763931v2, whole genome shotgun sequence):
ACCTCGAGCAGGAACAGTCCAAGCGGCGACTAAGACGTAACTGATGCTGCCTTTGGCTGGTTCCCATCAGGGGATTCGTGTAGGAGTTGTATATGATGTCACCGGTCTGGAGAGGCACAGCTGCGTAGAGCTTCATGTTGAACTGCTCGTCCAAGGCCACCACCGTATTGGGCACACAATTATGCGGCAGACTGGCTCCACAAACGAATACTCCTTTTAAGGTATCGCCGTCCCGGGCGGTCACCTCGAAGGCATTGCTGTCGATGCGGATGCAGTGGGCGTGCAGCGAGTCACAAGTCAACTGCTGGCTGGAAAGGACCTCCACTAAGCCACTGGCCATCAGCGGTCTTACCACTTGCTCTTCATGCTCCTGCCACATTCCATCCCCATCCCTATAATCATCCAGATTAACTGGTGTTTCCACGAGTGTCGCACAATCAGGTCGCGTGGCAGGATCTTCCAGGAGCAGAAGCAACTTAAGTAGACCGCATATGCCATAGTTCTTAACCAGGATATCCTTACAGAGGCCTTTTCCCGCACCACTGGCAAAGAAATCGCACTCAAAGTCGTCGTGCTGACTGCAATCCATGCATAGAGGATACACCTGACACCGCCGGCAGATGACATACGACTCCTGGAAGCACTGAGCGCATTTTAGCTGCCCACACTCCCAGTGAGGAGTCACCAGCAGGGGGCGCTCCTCCAGCAGAGTGTCGCCCGGTTCGATGTTCATCCCAGCCACCAGGTGCCTGGAAGAccaggaaaaaaaacaaataaatattacttgCCAGTTAAGAGTGGAGGATCTTCCAGGTGGACCTTACCTGCCCAGCTTGTCATTGTGGACCTGCTGAATATTTTCACCGAAATCTTGCATCGATTACGTGTGCCGCGGACTGGCGAGAAGAGTGCCCAGTAAGTGACTTTCACAGCAGCGTCGCCCAAAACGCACTGAGCAATTATAAATACACACTGTGGCCAAGAGGAAGGTGCTAGGTGGTAGGAATTTCCCTCTTTACAGGAGCCCTGTCGCTTCGCTAAGTACTTTCGCTAATTGCGTGCGTAACTCGAACGAGATGCTTTCCTATTTTTAGACTTTCCACTCACATAAAGAGGTGATCGGATTAGGATTCTCTTCTCTCTACTGTTTTCAGTCTTCCTCAGATGATTTGGAAAGAAGACGCGACCCGCTCTCATTCGTCTCAATAActatattgtttattgttcTTTATAAATGTATCAAacattgtgtttttttttagcagaTATCATAGTATTCTTTAAGTCGATAATAtgcatatatttatatatgtatgtatttaattagttttacGAGGGGACATTGATAATCTTAATTCAAGTGTTATTGGTTCTTGTGGAATAcataatattttaagaaacaaATGTAGCTACATTAACAATAAAGTAAAAGGCATGCTCTAAGAAAGGCTACTCGTAAAACATGATCGCCGCCCAATTCAATTGGACAAATGCGCAGGGGGgaaaaaaacaagaacaaatatgtattttatacaaaataattaaacaagTTTCCTATTCCTTGTCCTCAGTGCTGTTAACTCTCATGGCTTCCGCTGTCTGAActtggctgctgctgttgctgctgctgctgccggcgCTGCTCGGAGCCGTCTCCGCCGGTATGGGCGTGGGCGTTGGCGTCAGTGAACTGTTGGAAATGGCGTCGTCAATATCGTCATCAATCTCTACATCCTCGGCATGCATAAGTTTAGAAAGATCGAAAGGAGTTTCCTAAAAATACAAGAatagtttaataaataatctCTTAACCTCAACctgatttttatatttttttgtccaATTATCGAGGGAGTCTCTACAAAACTTTCTTATATCTTggacaattttcatccgatccttgagagggataccttaaaagatttctggAACAATTCCCCActattctgcatcaaaacctgagaacaaaGTTTTCgatccatatttttcaaatttttctgatgggaccccttggaaaatccgGGATTCTCATATATGCCCCCAAACGaagtccatatcttggccaattttcatccgatccttgtgAGGGATACCTTGAAAGATTTCTGGGACGATTCCATCATTCTGAATCAAAACCTGACAAGACAATTTCTGgtcaatatttttcaaaattttctgatagAACCCCTTGGAAATTCCAGGATTCCCGTATATGACCCCCTGCGATGTCCGTAACTTCTAAAATTTTCACCTGAACCTCGTAAGGAATGCCTTAAATGAATTCTACTTCGATTCCCCATCTGATTACAACACATAACACTTTAATTTACCTTCACTTCATCAACTCGCTGGCGTCCCAGTTGAGCGCTCAAAAGCTCGCGAAGATGTTGGTTCTCTTTGCGCAGACGCTCCCTCTCCATATCGCgttcattaatttttggctgcCGAAAGAAaggttttaattattaatatttcttttaattaaaaaaaaggtgtAGAGCCTTACCAAAAGCAGGGAAATCTGCTCATTCAGTACGGTCAAAATGCTGCTGAGCGCATGACAGGGCACACTTGGCTCGAGAGCACTCGCATGCTGGATGCGATTCGGACCACAAGTACTGCCCGATCCTCCAAATAACTTATCCGTTTCGGCTGATGTCTCTGGAACTGTCTGAGTGGAGCTATCTACTAGGGTTCCAGAAGCTTCAGCGATCtgtaaaaacacaaaaagattagcaaaaataaaactataataagtagaatatatatttacgacTGCTTCGCTGACGTCTGGTTTATCATCTTCGGGCTTGTCTTCCTTGTCTACTGGGGCTTCTTCGTTGTTCTCTTTTTGTGATTCATCCAACGCCTCCTTGTTATCGACCTTTGTCGATGAATCTTCAGCTACATCGGATGTCTCCGTGCCCAGGGTTTCTTTTTCATCTTTAGGTTGTTCACTTTCTGCCTCTGGCTTCGATTGTGCCTCCTCCGCAACCTTATCCTTCTCCTCCAGCGATTGCTCCAGTGATACAGCTTCCGATCTTTGGAGTTTCGCTGGCTCCTCGGCTGCCTCTTTCGGAGACTTTGGCTCCGCTTTAAAGGGAGCTAGTGGAGTAGTGGGCATAGAGTCCTGCGACTTGGACGGAATCGCCGGCAGGCGTAACTCGTCAATCTCACAGTAGCCGTCGTCGTCTTCGTGTATGGCAACTTCGTCAAGATCCAAGGGCTGGAGCTTGGGCATAGGCCTGGCCGGCGGAATCTGCGGCTGAGCCTGCGGTTGTGCCTGCTGCCTATTGGGTGGCGGCAGCGGTGGTGGGGTATCGCTAGAAGAGGATAATGTGGCCACCACCGGCTTTTTGCGCAACTTGTCTTTCTCGTGGCAGTGGTTACAAACCACAGTGGACACGGCGGAGACCTCCTGCTCCGGGGTGACGTGCATGTATTCATTCAGCATCTTGGTCAGGGTCTGAATCTGATCGTAAGCAGCTAGCGCTATATCCGCACTGTCTTTCGGCGCCTCTGGCATCATGGCAATGTCCACAATCTGGTCGTAGTGCTCCACAGGCAAACGGAAAATATCACAAATGATCTTCTGCTTCTCCAGCAGATCATTTCGAATAGAGGCGTCCAAGCGACGAAGCTTCTCTCCGGGTGTCAAGAACGGTTCTGCGACATGGGCCGAGCTGCAACTGACCTGGATGGCCGTGGAGTCCACCAAGGGGCTCTGCATCAGCAGGGTGCGCGTGTTGTTCGAATTGTTCGAGCAGATGATACTGGCACTGTCCCTCTTCGAGTGCCCACCCACCAAACCGTAGGTCGAGTTACGCTCCTCTCCAGTGGACCCTGGTCGAGACTCCCTTGACTCCCGGGCCGATTGTGAATGCCGCAGAGTAACATCGCCCGGCTCTGATCCATTGGCCCGGTGGCTTGGTTCGCCACTGCTCCGGATAGACATCGAGCGATTCACCTCATTTTGGCTCAAACGCTGCTTGGGTGTGTTCACGTAATCGGCATCAGAATCGTTAGTTCCCGCATCCCGTTGCGGATTTCGCAGCTGCACTCCGGATATGGAGCTGGTGTTGCTCGCTGGAGCTGGGGTGACGGTGGCTATTGGTAGCATTGGAGCCAGAGGGGTTGTGGTAACCGTGGCAGTAGCTGCCATCGGCTGTGGCACTTCGGAGGTCAGCTCCAGCGAATCTTTGGTGCTGGAATGGGGAATGGTAGAGAGCGGTGTATCGCTGGCGCTCGTATCATGGCTGTTTGGTGCGTTCTTGGAACGATTCTTCGAGTGCTGGGCAATGGCATCCGATATGTACTTAAACCATCTACAAAGATTTTTACAAAAGTTAGAAAAtaattcttatttttattgttgttgcagtttCCTACGTTTTGCATTCCGAGCTGCTTGGAGCTCGCAGCTCCAACATTTGTGATGACTTTGTCTTGATGAGGAAGAACGAATTCTTGTCGGCTGCCTCCTGACGTACCAGTGTCTCAGCATCAATGCTCATGATAGGGCTAACGGGCTTGTTGTTCACCGACAACGGGGTGTGCAAGTTCTTCAAGAAGTATTTGTCATCCTGAAATGGAAAATCATAGTTTTtaatctatttttatttattttttagttaaagCTGAACTCACCTGCTTGGTTAGCAAAACTATCATATTTTCAAAGAGAAGACCGTGAAGCTGAACGCCTGGATTCTTCTTAATCGTCAGGGTTCCATCGTGGATTAGGCGATGCTGGGTCAAGTCCAACTTTTTAAACTCCTCTTTGTCGTAGGAGGATCTGTCCAACTTGCGCTGAATGTTTTGCAATCTAGAGGCATTCaaataatgttttaaaaacaaatttatcaAGAAACTTGTTAGAAACCTACTTGTGAGCATCCTCTGCTGTCTTTACGGCCTGATTGACCTCGACAAGAATCTTCTTTGATGACTCCACAGCCCTCTGGATGGCCTCTGCTTCGATGGTATTCTCAGGCAGCACTCGCACTGTTACCTTGTAGAGATTTTCAAACAACAAAGGGTACTTGGTGAGGCGCTGCAGCACAGTGGGCAGCAAGTCCTTCAGTTCAAGACGGCGACAGGCCTTGTGGGACTCTGACTTTTTCAACAGTTTCTGCAGCTGCTCGTCCTTGTTGCGCTTCTCCTTCAGCGCCTCCAAGGCGATTTGTTGACGGGCACAGAACTGAGCCGCATATTCGCAGAGTACATCGCCCGACTGGCCATCGAACATTTCGGACAACAAGTCTCCCAGATGGTTCACCACATGGTTGTGCTCAATGCGTCGCCCCTTTAGCTGCTGCTCGAAGGCGCCGTGAATCTCGCGGAGGTGCAGCAAGGCGGGCGGGAACAGGAGCAGCAAGTGATCCTGGGAGAGCAGACCACTCTCGTAGAGCGGCAAAAAGAACAGGCGATCCAGCAGCTTCAAGGTGCGCACATGATTCCGTTCAGTTTGataaatttctaaaggagGAATAAAGATTTTAGAATCAATTGAATGGAAGAATGGAATGAAGTAATCTACTCCTACCATTGATAATCTCTTGGCGCTTCTTTTCGGCGTCTGTTAGAGCTGCCAGCATCTCGGCGGCCACCATGGAACTCCAGTCCGCCTCGTTGACGtcgtcctcgtcgtcgctctCCATGTTCCATTGCCTGGGCACCTGGTGTCCAGCTCCCCAGAATCTATTGACTGCAACGGTTCCCGCCGATCCTGGTAGGCTGCCCTGAAAGGAATCCTGCTGGCAGTGCAGCTGGGCGTGCTGCTGAATCAGGAAGTGGGGGTGCTGGCTCTGGTTTAGGCCACTCGGCATGGCCTGGACTCCGCCCACTGCCCCGCCACCGGCAGCAAAATGCTCCATCGAAGTGCTGGGACTCTCGC
Coding sequences:
- the LOC6494296 gene encoding SET domain-containing protein SmydA-8, with translation MQDFGENIQQVHNDKLGRHLVAGMNIEPGDTLLEERPLLVTPHWECGQLKCAQCFQESYVICRRCQVYPLCMDCSQHDDFECDFFASGAGKGLCKDILVKNYGICGLLKLLLLLEDPATRPDCATLVETPVNLDDYRDGDGMWQEHEEQVVRPLMASGLVEVLSSQQLTCDSLHAHCIRIDSNAFEVTARDGDTLKGVFVCGASLPHNCVPNTVVALDEQFNMKLYAAVPLQTGDIIYNSYTNPLMGTSQRQHQLRLSRRLDCSCSRCLDPTEMGTHMSSMKCRECPQGYAVCEMDPDGRPGDWRCLECKASMSAANVHELLAEVGGALVEARGDLQVYESLLTQYKSMVHPNHFLLLDIKQNIASILRAAALMNSMEQPCKKLLARRVELCSDLLPICRAVVPGISKLYAIGLFEYLLALIELVELQFAESDLNKKEYGAQLRTASLVGKKAMDLLRFEPENSAEGYLSDRISMELERIESDLNKYGG
- the LOC6494294 gene encoding uncharacterized protein LOC6494294 isoform X2 codes for the protein MDDPSIKTRLIDLYEHEYDEVQELPEETSIQPPESSAINPSTSTNGATNSGTGTTPTGTVSASGSGSGTGTTAAGPSGGVSSTAPAPAIAVDSVPELPAPKQKSVKNSKNKQKQKQVANKSKIPRSPSLASSLSSLASTLSGHRDRDKDRDRDRDTQSSVPPQTPPLPASYQQANKQGQMNGDTTTVPGGGVTTPSTPTSLNNNNANSSNNNNGSIMTGGVPGNQSESVQTPGERSSLNLGHSQEPTTPGTTPGIVLPKNFQYLTLTVRKDGNGYGMKVSGDNPVFVESVKPGGAAEIAGLVAGDMILKVNGHEVRLEKHPTVVALIKASTTVELAVKRSQKMTRPTSVSVVTPSTPILSGRDRTASITGPQPVDSIKRREMETYKIQTLQKMLEQEKLNLERLKGDQNNPSYKLSEANIRKLREQLHQVGAEALGQTPKLGKNKHRRVGSSPDNMHPRHPDRMTKTTSGSWEIVEKDGEVTPPGTPPPPYLTSSHMTVQEDPNENCRGGGAAGIFIESHQFTPIAGASSPIPTSLHSCHIQAAQSNDTQKEIISMEDENSSDADEPFIDENGPFNNLTRLLQAENVTFLAIFLNYVISNSDPAPLLFYLITELYKEGTSKDMRKWAYEIHSTFLVPRAPLSWYRQDESLAREVDNVLQSEFDKVEILRTVFLRSRKRARDLISEQLREFQQKRTAGLGTIYGPTDDKLAEAKSDKLREQIIDKYLMPNLQLLIEEENSSPEDVRKVALCSALSTVIYRIFNSRAPPSNIVERVHHFVSRDKSFKSRLIGKNRKMNVRGHPLVLRQYYEVTHCNHCQTIIWGVSPQGYHCTDCKLNIHRQCAKVVDESCPGPLPQAKRPANNDKISKLMGKIRPRTSDVMGNEKRSRQEEDMDVDLTPDRGNSSIVRQPSDRRPDANISIRSNGNTSCNTSALNTTDLQGSFHGSCANDSINTGGGAMDLSTSVASTAPSSCGSVSAGLSGFGELTAQDSVDKDARRERYSQHAQHKSAPVSVNRSESYKERLSNKRNRNSRRKTSDPSLSSRPNEEQQDLGLANANYVASSNSSLSSAGGSESPSTSMEHFAAGGGAVGGVQAMPSGLNQSQHPHFLIQQHAQLHCQQDSFQGSLPGSAGTVAVNRFWGAGHQVPRQWNMESDDEDDVNEADWSSMVAAEMLAALTDAEKKRQEIINEIYQTERNHVRTLKLLDRLFFLPLYESGLLSQDHLLLLFPPALLHLREIHGAFEQQLKGRRIEHNHVVNHLGDLLSEMFDGQSGDVLCEYAAQFCARQQIALEALKEKRNKDEQLQKLLKKSESHKACRRLELKDLLPTVLQRLTKYPLLFENLYKVTVRVLPENTIEAEAIQRAVESSKKILVEVNQAVKTAEDAHKLQNIQRKLDRSSYDKEEFKKLDLTQHRLIHDGTLTIKKNPGVQLHGLLFENMIVLLTKQDDKYFLKNLHTPLSVNNKPVSPIMSIDAETLVRQEAADKNSFFLIKTKSSQMLELRAPSSSECKTWFKYISDAIAQHSKNRSKNAPNSHDTSASDTPLSTIPHSSTKDSLELTSEVPQPMAATATVTTTPLAPMLPIATVTPAPASNTSSISGVQLRNPQRDAGTNDSDADYVNTPKQRLSQNEVNRSMSIRSSGEPSHRANGSEPGDVTLRHSQSARESRESRPGSTGEERNSTYGLVGGHSKRDSASIICSNNSNNTRTLLMQSPLVDSTAIQVSCSSAHVAEPFLTPGEKLRRLDASIRNDLLEKQKIICDIFRLPVEHYDQIVDIAMMPEAPKDSADIALAAYDQIQTLTKMLNEYMHVTPEQEVSAVSTVVCNHCHEKDKLRKKPVVATLSSSSDTPPPLPPPNRQQAQPQAQPQIPPARPMPKLQPLDLDEVAIHEDDDGYCEIDELRLPAIPSKSQDSMPTTPLAPFKAEPKSPKEAAEEPAKLQRSEAVSLEQSLEEKDKVAEEAQSKPEAESEQPKDEKETLGTETSDVAEDSSTKVDNKEALDESQKENNEEAPVDKEDKPEDDKPDVSEAVIAEASGTLVDSSTQTVPETSAETDKLFGGSGSTCGPNRIQHASALEPSVPCHALSSILTVLNEQISLLLPKINERDMERERLRKENQHLRELLSAQLGRQRVDEVKETPFDLSKLMHAEDVEIDDDIDDAISNSSLTPTPTPIPAETAPSSAGSSSSNSSSQVQTAEAMRVNSTEDKE